The DNA region TAGATGTGTTTGGGCACCACCAGGATGTTGTCGGTGCCGAACAGATAGATGAAGGGCGCGAATCGCTCCTTCAGCTTGAACTGCACGGTGGCGGGGTCCAGCGCGGTGATCGAGGCGACATAGCGGTCCAGGATGGGCCGCACGCGCGGGTGCACCTTGCGCAGGAACTTGTCGGCGGTGAAGACGACGTCGTCCGCGGTGAAGGGCTGGCCGTCATGCCAGGTGACGCCGGTCTGCAGGTGGAAGGTATAGGTCAGGCCGTCCGCGGAAACGTCCCAGGACTTGGCCAGGCCCGGCTGCGGCTGCAGCTTGTCGCTGTAGGTCAGGAGGCCTTCGTAGATCTTGCTGCCGACGTACTGGGTGGGCGATTGCTGGTTGAGCCCGAGGACCAGGACGGGCGGTTCCGGCTGCACGATGGCGTACAGCGTGCCGCCGGCGGTCTGGGCGTGGGCCATGGACATCGCGGAGGCGGCGGCCAGGGCGGCGGTCAGCAGGGCGGCTTTCGCCAGCACCCGCCGCAGGATGGGCAGAGTTGGTTTAGTGCCCCGGTGGCACAGTGGCTGGACCAATTTCATCGAAAATTCCCCTTGGAGTTGGCACTGCAAAAAGTTGCCGTCCTCGACGGCGCCCTCTCATTCGCGGCGCGACCCTCGCTGGATGCCAGCGCCTGGACGGCGGCGCCGGGCGGACCGTCTGCGCGGTGTCCCGATCGGCGAGTCCGGCATCCGGAAGGTCAGGTCGCCAATGAAAAATCCTGGCGCAAGCGGCTGCGCGTACCCATGAAATGCGCGCGCATCGCCGCCCGCGCGCCCTCGGCATCGCGTCGGCACAGGGCCTCGACGATGGAGTCGTGTTCGTGCTCGGCTTTCTCCCAGGCCTCGCGGCCGACGATGAGCTGTTCGAGCTTGTTGAACATCACGCTTTCGTCGTGGATGTCCCACAGGTGGCGCACCGTCAGCGCCATGGCCAGGTTGCCGGTGGCCTCGCCGATGGCGATGTGGAAAAGCCGGTTGTGCAGGCGCGGCGTCTTGGAATTCTCCATCAGCGCGTTCGCCTCGCAGATGGCCTTCAACTGCTCGTCGGTGGCGTTGGCCGCGGCCAGCGCCGCCGCCTCGGGCTCGACGAGCAGATTGACGTGCAGCAGTTCGAAGGCGCCGACGTTGCCCCACACGGGGTTCTCGCCGGAGGCCTGGATATCGACGTCCTCGGCGCGGCGCCGCAAGGCGCTGACCGGCGGCAAGGACGTGCCCTGGCGTTGCCGGACATAGACCCCGCTGCCCACGCGAACCTCGACGTAGCCTTCCACTTCCAGCGCGATCAGCGCTTCGCGCACCGTGGTGCGGCTGACCTGCAGGCGCTCGGCCAACTCACGTTCGGTGGGCAGGCGATCGCCCGCGTCGTACCGCCCGGCGCGGATGGACTGGATGATGCGATCCGCGATGGTTCGGTAGAGACGCTGTACGCTAACGGGACTGAGATCCAGGTTTTCCAAAATCCGGCTTATCATGGTCAAGTGGCTGGACCAATTTTAGTGGCCCGGCCATCATCGGGATGCTGGGATTAACCCTCGCACCGACAACATCGAAACCGGCAAGACCGAAACCGGCAGGATCAAAATCGATCGCACCGGAAAACATCCAAGGGAAATCATGCACAAGCCTAAAGTCGCGGTCGTCTTCACGGGCGGCACCATCGCCGGCCGTTCCGACTCCAGTCTCGACACCACCTCCTACCGCTCCGGCGTCCTCACCGGCGCCGAACTGCTGGCCCGGATTCCCGAGGCGCTCGATATCTGCACCCCGGTGCCGGAGCAGTTCCGCAACGTCGTCAGCGCCGACATCACGGACGCCGACCTGCTGGAGCTGCATGCCCTCGTCAGCCGGCAACTGGCGCAGGACGACATCGCCGGCATGGTGATCACGCATGGCACGGCGACGCTGGAGGAAACCGCCGCTTTCCTGCAATTCACCGTGCACGGCGAGAAACCGGTGGTGCTGGTCGGGGCCATGCGGCCGGATTCCGCCATCAGCGCGGACGGTCCGCTGAACCTCGTGCAGGCCCTGGCGCTGGCCGCCTCGCCCAAGGCGCGCGGACGCGGCGTGCTGGTCTGCGCCAACGACCGCATCGGTTCGGCCATTCATATTTCGAAGACGAATACCCAGGCGGTGGACACCTTCCAGGCGCGCGACGCCGGTTTCCTCGGCGTGATGATGGGAGTGCGGCCGCTGTTCTATGCCCAGCCGGCGCAACCGCTGCTGCCCCCTTGCTTCGACCTCGCCGGCGCGCAGGCGCTGCCGCGGGTGGCGGTGGTGCATACCCACCTGAACGACGATCCCGGCGTGCTGGACTATTTCCTGTCGCAGGGCGCCCGGGGCCTGGTCATCGCCGCCACCGGCAACGGCACCATGTCCACCGCGATGGTCGATCGCGCCAATGCCTGCGTCGAACGCGGCATCCCCGTGGTGAAGTCTTCCGTCTGCGGCGCCGGCTTCCTGTGGAACGAAGGCAAGGACCTGCTGATCCCGGCGGGCTTCCACAATCCGCAGAAGTCCAGGATCCTGCTGGCGCTGTGCCTGCGGCAAGGCATGGACCGGGCGCGGATCGAAGCCTGCTTCACGGCCCCGCTGGCCTGAACGCCGAACGCCGAACGCCAACGTCGGACAGCCCGGCCCCCGCGCCCGGGCATCCGCGCCGGGCATCCACGACACGGCCCCGGGCCCTAGCCGCCCAGGTAGGCTTCCAGCACCCGCGGGTGGCCCAGCAGTTCCCGTCCGCTGCCCGACAGCGCCAGCGCGCCGTTCTCCAGCACGTAGCCCTTCTGGGCGATCTTCAGGGCCTGGCGCACGTTCTGCTCCACCAGGAACAGGGTCAGGCCGTCGGCGTTGATGGCGCGCACGGCGCGGAAGATTTCCTGCACCACGATGGGCGCCAGGCCCATCGACGGCTCGTCCAGCAGCAACAGCCGCGGCTTGGCCATCAGCGCCCGGCCGATGGCCAGCATCTGCTGCTCGCCGCCGGAGAGGTTGCCGGCCACGCCTTGCAGGCGTTCCTTCAGGCGCGGAAACAGGTTGAAGACGTATTCGAGATCGCCGGCGACGTTGGCGCGGCCGCGGCGATAGGCGCCTAGCTCCAGGTTCTCGCGCACCGTCATGGTGGTGAGAATGGCGCGCCCTTCCGGCACCTGCACGATGCCGCGCGCCACAATCTGGTG from Bordetella genomosp. 10 includes:
- a CDS encoding FadR/GntR family transcriptional regulator, with translation MENLDLSPVSVQRLYRTIADRIIQSIRAGRYDAGDRLPTERELAERLQVSRTTVREALIALEVEGYVEVRVGSGVYVRQRQGTSLPPVSALRRRAEDVDIQASGENPVWGNVGAFELLHVNLLVEPEAAALAAANATDEQLKAICEANALMENSKTPRLHNRLFHIAIGEATGNLAMALTVRHLWDIHDESVMFNKLEQLIVGREAWEKAEHEHDSIVEALCRRDAEGARAAMRAHFMGTRSRLRQDFSLAT
- a CDS encoding asparaginase, which translates into the protein MHKPKVAVVFTGGTIAGRSDSSLDTTSYRSGVLTGAELLARIPEALDICTPVPEQFRNVVSADITDADLLELHALVSRQLAQDDIAGMVITHGTATLEETAAFLQFTVHGEKPVVLVGAMRPDSAISADGPLNLVQALALAASPKARGRGVLVCANDRIGSAIHISKTNTQAVDTFQARDAGFLGVMMGVRPLFYAQPAQPLLPPCFDLAGAQALPRVAVVHTHLNDDPGVLDYFLSQGARGLVIAATGNGTMSTAMVDRANACVERGIPVVKSSVCGAGFLWNEGKDLLIPAGFHNPQKSRILLALCLRQGMDRARIEACFTAPLA
- a CDS encoding ABC transporter ATP-binding protein, with translation MTAMLEIRGLEINYGHIEAVRGVDMSLEAGQITALVGANGAGKSTTLLALSGLLPKAKGAVLFEGEDITRLAPHQIVARGIVQVPEGRAILTTMTVRENLELGAYRRGRANVAGDLEYVFNLFPRLKERLQGVAGNLSGGEQQMLAIGRALMAKPRLLLLDEPSMGLAPIVVQEIFRAVRAINADGLTLFLVEQNVRQALKIAQKGYVLENGALALSGSGRELLGHPRVLEAYLGG